A DNA window from candidate division KSB1 bacterium contains the following coding sequences:
- a CDS encoding T9SS type A sorting domain-containing protein — IPEAGYVVLKIYSILGQKIRVLTEAYYEAGYHSLRWDARDNAGNPVPSGVYLYQLRAGEFSQVRKMSLMR; from the coding sequence AGATTCCGGAGGCAGGTTATGTAGTTCTGAAGATCTACAGCATCTTAGGGCAGAAAATCCGCGTGCTTACAGAGGCCTATTATGAAGCCGGATATCACAGCTTACGCTGGGATGCCAGAGATAATGCAGGCAATCCGGTGCCAAGTGGTGTGTATCTTTACCAGCTACGAGCAGGAGAATTTTCACAGGTGAGGAAAATGAGTTTGATGAGATAA